The following coding sequences are from one Salmo trutta chromosome 36, fSalTru1.1, whole genome shotgun sequence window:
- the LOC115176131 gene encoding uncharacterized protein LOC115176131 codes for MPGCFSTLTERLRGRRRPTASTGCSNSFVVCFSSLFPFCRVRDRREVDSDSDFEDESTVLDEVQLDVPLLPVILHVQDAAIILEEATGNWQLIAIRFSPLYCGPVVIRNNAGPVAKAWRTFQFISPIITYMRGGSQQVVVRMHHVSRVRGLETQLVWAISKETARLSPEGIPYCATKVQSVTWIQYVAGRVTQYASHLRHETSVDVTLGCYQQTDVSVVYTTLHMGLDGLLSSSAWSEAASVSTPTNQQFTEPEPEGHNCYEGWEEDLLPEEREVPLLNLYLTTKRVEDIALRLVSLRQAFTTLLGSTLSRNHLFVAGKVLMGALVQAHHMDEAEFIRAYKDFVDYLSDPSKKIDIERELAEAKIHHVNLIDVLFELVVFGMMTAQKSMMVHPGGFMERLYALLYSFLPVTSSIEPKAERYLLLLNGGLMALLDDMFGQQLAWYFNPESLVTELSSLLEYHLENLMASM; via the exons ATGCCTGGGTGCTTTTCAACATTGACGGAGAGACTGCGAGGACGTCGGCGGCCTACTGCGTCGACAGGTTGTTCAAATTCATTTGTGGtttgtttttcttctctttttcCGTTTTGCAGGGTTCGCGATCGTCGGGAGGTGGACAGCGACAGCGACTTCGAAGATG AATCAACTGTACTGGATGAGGTCCAGTTGGATGTGCCACTGCTGCCAGTTATCCTTCATGTCCAGGATGCTGCTATCATCCTTGAG GAGGCCACTGGTAATTGGCAGCTGATAGCGATTAGGTTCAGCCCCCTGTACTGTGGGCCTGTTGTGATCAGG AACAATGCCGGTCCGGTGGCTAAAGCCTGGAGGACTTTCCAGTTCATCAGCCCCATTATCACCTACATGCGTGGGGGATCCCAG CAGGTGGTGGTGAGGATGCACCATGTGAGTAGGGTTCGAGGCCTGGAGACTCAACTGGTGTGGGCCATCTCCAAGGAGACAGCCAGGCTTAGTCCAGAGGGCATCCCCTACTGTGCCACCAAGGTGCAGTCTGTCACTTGGATCCAG tatgTGGCTGGCAGGGTGACCCAGTATGCATCTCACCTCCGCCACGAGACGTCTGTGGACGTGACGCTTGGCTGCTACCAG CAGACTGATGTCTCGGTGGTGTACACCACTCTCCACATGGGGCTGGATGGGCTGCTCTCCTCCTCGGCGTGGTCGGAAGCTGCCTCCGTCTCTACACCCACCAATCAGCAGTTCACTGAGCCAGAGCCTGAGGGCCACAACTGCTATGAG GGCTGGGAGGAGGACCTGCTACCTGAGGAGAGGGAGGTTCCTCTGCTAAA CCTCTACCTTACCACCAAGAGAGTGGAGGACATCGCCCTGAGGCTCGTCTCCCTGCGCCAGGCCTTCACT ACACTGCTTGGTTCCACCCTGAGCAGGAACCATCTGTTTGTGGCAGGAAAGGTCCTAATGGGCGCACTGGTTCAGGCCCACCACATG GACGAGGCCGAATTCATCCGTGCCTATAAGGACTTTGTAGACTACCTGAGTGACCCCTCCAAGAAGATTGACATTGAGAGGGAGCTGGCTGAGGCAAAG ATCCATCATGTTAACCTGATAGATGTCCTCTTTGAACTGGTGGTGTTTGGGATGATGACAGCTCAGAAGTCCATGATGGTG CACCCTGGTGGGTTCATGGAGCGTCTGTACGCTCTCCTGTACTCCTTCCTGCCCGTAACTTCCAGCATTGAGCCAAAGGCTGAGAGATACCTGCTGCTGCTCAAT GGCGGGCTGATGGCTCTGCTAGATGACATGTTTGGGCAGCAGCTGGCCTGGTACtttaacccagaatctctggtcaCTGAGCTCTCCAGCCTCCTGGAGTACCACCTGGAGAACCTCATGGCCAGCATGTAG
- the LOC115176158 gene encoding uncharacterized protein LOC115176158 isoform X2, translating into MSLADDVGWTWSADETKALISVWSDEQILLKMEQTYRNKHVYSEISERLKDLGVKRTWKQCQNKIKALKWRYRETLRNPSSSRPCPFFSELHEFLAAMPDMPESKETDEEEDTGLPLPLSSLRLLVPPLRLVSAALWQVVQRRDTMDYGLVEEFVTTVLEMIPDLMSYREKVQLIMGLRAQVRDGGV; encoded by the exons ATGTCATTGGCAGACGATGTCGGATGGACATGGTCCGCGGATGAGACAAAGGCGCTGATCTCGGTATGGTCAGACGAGCAGATTCTTCTGAAGATGGAGCAAACGTACAGAAACAAACATGTTTACAGCGAAATTTCGGAGCGGTTAAAAGACCTTGGTGTCAAACGGACGTGGAAGCAGTGCCAAAACAAGATTAAGGCCTTGAAGTGGAGATACAGAGAAACACTGAGAAACCCAAGCAGTAGCCGACCGTGTCCGTTCTTTTCTGAACTGCACGAATTTCTCGCCGCCATGCCTGACATGCCTGAGTCCAAGGAAACTGACGAGGAGGAAGATACTG gtcttcctcttcctctgtcgTCTCTGCGTCTTTTGGTTCCTCCACTGCGGCTGGTGTCGGCAGCTCTATGGCAAGTTGTTCAGCGGAGAGACACAATGGACTACGGGTTGGTGGAGGAGTTTGTCACCACTGTGTTGGAGATGATCCCTGATCTGATGAGTTACAGAGAGAAAGTACAACTCATCATGGGGCTGCGAGCacaggtgagagatggaggggtatGA
- the LOC115176158 gene encoding uncharacterized protein LOC115176158 isoform X1 yields MSLADDVGWTWSADETKALISVWSDEQILLKMEQTYRNKHVYSEISERLKDLGVKRTWKQCQNKIKALKWRYRETLRNPSSSRPCPFFSELHEFLAAMPDMPESKETDEEEDTGLPLPLSSLRLLVPPLRLVSAALWQVVQRRDTMDYGLVEEFVTTVLEMIPDLMSYREKVQLIMGLRAQLVLELCRSDCSADPETIQPHLSRMRTCIITHREKEIDTEVEASESNFLELVQTLLDDPIEREHFFQDVFPEEFGPKYDAALQTLMWEFLVRLEKLLPTPTFQQTVSWLRPAPSVLKECAQSVTQPRPLKTLLQHNRCHGHLFTNAPSSGADDRILSSLSHSLSERIEMDIDEARSHSQSLSTCASRNERDTLIEQDNAEKELGMSLDTVKKAVEMVDGRTEEWGENVYEERLQHDLAYDVLKVEIVDGEDMSSTSSMTADEVGWTCWTPEETKSLISVWSDEQILHKMEQSYRKKHVYSEISECLKELGIKKTTKQCHNKIKALKWRYRETLRNPSSRPCPFFSKLHKFLAAVTDMPESKETGKISDGGVMSLDRDKGPSVAVELEPQREKMISRKVKDKTLPGEQTKEKKEDETFCIPQSDSKMKSPPKKHCRKQMVEGMSSTTSADNDTRTWTLEGTKALISVWSNKHVLQMMEQSYRKKHAYSEVSERLKNIGIRRTWKQCQSKIKHMKHSYRQALRNPSISGRATCPFFSELHTFLANMPDMPDSKGTGKVSDGEVVSSDQDEGPSVELEHLHEKMASRKVKVKALPREQTEERKGDESDSRKQHVVEDVSDLELQPVVLLTQLDDNSLMTVGAPGPVSHTAEQSPKRSKRAKICSLCGKSFVEAKDLTTHMRTHTEQSPHQCTQCGEGFDHQDDLHKHQQHECEEMMKQQEVNEHQHGKNDRISGQSSNASSDPKTCHLCHKTFEFQYMLRSHLIIFHKGKILFKCPLCLKGFAFLRDLKKHQSNKRGCPTSEAVKKRKELRSKSPSARIIPELSLNANHSKTCPVCHATFSQTSSLKSHYLHHHAPDKSRFKCPSALKAFVSHSQRKRHQQNKRGCRLERVYKHGTKPAWSLAPRENKNDIPPPSSTATQEPPISQAPTTTAQSSNKKTIPKACPLCHKTFKFEATMVRHIASHQKESLNKCPDVLKCTFCEEIFSQGMDLKSHYSRTHQFTGPFPCPSCQKTFVSLTELRLHQRNESTPYQCSVCQRLFRTQYTLTIHERIHTGEKPFLCAECGKGFRSEKLLQSHSKSHVEGKPHACSTCGKRFQRKELLKQHMLHHTDAAFICPDCGKKFFQLVWLRRHMLMHTGERPFLCDLCGKGFKSTAELRIHTRTHTGERPFKCPECGKGCRQKSELQEHLRRHTGERPYPCTVCDKRFYVSKDRKRHMLIHTGEKPFKCQACGMAFNRKALLRVHQKNKSCLYSHTSPLHYTPLHYTSL; encoded by the exons ATGTCATTGGCAGACGATGTCGGATGGACATGGTCCGCGGATGAGACAAAGGCGCTGATCTCGGTATGGTCAGACGAGCAGATTCTTCTGAAGATGGAGCAAACGTACAGAAACAAACATGTTTACAGCGAAATTTCGGAGCGGTTAAAAGACCTTGGTGTCAAACGGACGTGGAAGCAGTGCCAAAACAAGATTAAGGCCTTGAAGTGGAGATACAGAGAAACACTGAGAAACCCAAGCAGTAGCCGACCGTGTCCGTTCTTTTCTGAACTGCACGAATTTCTCGCCGCCATGCCTGACATGCCTGAGTCCAAGGAAACTGACGAGGAGGAAGATACTG gtcttcctcttcctctgtcgTCTCTGCGTCTTTTGGTTCCTCCACTGCGGCTGGTGTCGGCAGCTCTATGGCAAGTTGTTCAGCGGAGAGACACAATGGACTACGGGTTGGTGGAGGAGTTTGTCACCACTGTGTTGGAGATGATCCCTGATCTGATGAGTTACAGAGAGAAAGTACAACTCATCATGGGGCTGCGAGCacag CTGGTTCTGGAGTTGTGTCGCTCTGATTGTTCAGCCGACCCAGAGACCATCCAGCCACACCTGAGCAGGATGAGAACCTGCATCATCACTCATAGAGAGAAGGAG ATAGATACAGAGGTGGAGGCATCGGAATCAAACTTCTTGGAACTCGTCCAAACTCTTCTAGATGACCCAATTGAGAGGGAACACTTCTTCCAG GATGTTTTTCCAGAAGAATTCGGGCCCAAGTATGACGCAGCACTGCAGACTCTGATGTGGGAGTTCCTCGTCAGGCTGGAGAAGTTGCTTCCAACGCCAACCTTTCAACAG ACTGTATCCTGGCTCAGACCTGCTCCATCTGTGCTGAAGGAGTGTGCACAGTCTGTGACTCAACCTCGGCCTTTGAAGACTCTCCTCCAGCACAACAGATGCCATGGCCATTTGTTCACTAATG CTCCTTCATCTGGTGCTGATGATCGCATCCTCTCTTCACTGTCTCACTCGCTCTCAGAGAGGATAGAAATGGACATTGATGAAGCACGCTCGCATAGCCAGTCTTTATCCACGTGTGCATCCAGAAATGAAAGGGACACTTTGATAGAGCAAGATAATGCAGAGAAGGAGCTGGGGATGAGTTTGGACACGGTTAAGAAGGCAGTGGAAATGGTGGATGGAAGGACAGAGGAATGGGGAGAGAACGTCTATGAGGAGAGACTGCAACATGACTTGGCTTATGATGTTTTAAAGGTAGAGATTGTAGATGGAGAAGACATGTCCTCAACATCATCGATGACAGCAGACGAGGTTGGATGGACCTGCTGGACACCTGAGGAGACAAAGTCACTTATCTCTGTATGGTCGGATGAACAGATTCTTCATAAGATGGAGCAAAGCtatagaaaaaaacatgtttacagtGAAATTTCAGAGTGTCTAAAGGAGCTTGGTATCAAAAAGACAACCAAGCAGTGCCACAATAAGATAAAAGCCTTGAAGTGGCGCTACAGAGAAACACTGAGGAACCCAAGCAGCCGACCGTGTCCGTTCTTTTCTAAACTGCACAAATTTCTTGCCGCGGTGACTGATATGCCTGAGTCCAAGGAAACTGGCAAGATTTCAGATGGAGGAGTCATGTCTTTGGATCGGGATAAAGGGCCTTCTGTGGCTGTCGAGTTGGAGCctcaacgtgaaaaaatgatttCCAGAAAAGTGAAAGACAAGACACTCCCCGGAGAGCAAACCAAAGAGAAAAAGGAGGATGAAACATTTTGCATCCCTCAAAGCGACAGCAAGATGaaaagcccccccaaaaaacattgtcGCAAACAGATGGTTGAAGGCATGTCTTCCACAACATCGGCAGACAATGACACGCGGACCTGGACCCTGGAGGGGACGAAAGCGCTGATCTCCGTGTGGTCAAACAAACACGTTCTTCAGATGATGGAGCAAAGTTACCGAAAAAAACATGCGTACAGTGAAGTTTCAGAGCGGCTAAAGAACATTGGCATCAGAAGGACGTGGAAGCAGTGCCAATCAAAGATTAAGCACATGAAGCACAGCTACAGACAAGCACTGAGGAACCCAAGCATTAGTGGCCGAGCAACCTGTCCGTTCTTTTCTGAACTGCACACATTTCTCGCCAACATGCCTGATATGCCTGATTCCAAGGGAACTGGCAAGGTTTCAGATGGCGAAGTCGTGTCTTCGGATCAGGATGAAGGGCCTTCTGTAGAGCTGGAGCATCTACATGAGAAAATGGCTTCTAGAAAAGTGAAAGTCAAGGCACTCCCCAGAGAGCAAACAGAAGAGAGAAAAGGGGATGAAAGTGACAGCAGAAAACAACATGTGGTTGAAGACGTGTCTGATTTAGAACTTCAGCCCGTAGTGCTGCTGACCCAACTTGATGACAACAGTCTTATGACAg TTGGTGCTCCTGGTCCTGTTTCCCATACCGCAGAGCAGTCTCCTAAAAGAAGCAAGCGTGCCAAAATTTGCTCCttatgtgggaagagttttgttgaAGCGAAGGATTTGACAACACACATGCGAACTCACACTGAGCAGAGCCCTCACCAGTGCACCCAGTGTGGGGAAGGCTTTGACCATCAGGACGACTTACATAAACATCAGCAGCATGAGTGTGAGGAGATGATGAAACAACAGGAGGTCAATGAACACCAGCATGGAAAGAATGACAGGATATCAGGACAGTCCAGTAACGCAAGTAGTGATCCCAAAACATGCCATCTATGCCATAAGACTTTTGAATTTCAATATATGTTGAGAAGTCATCTTATTATATTTCACAAAGGCAAAATACTTTTTAAGTGTCCTCTTTGTCTGAAGGGTTTTGCCTTCCTCCGTGATTTGAAGAAACACCAGAGTAATAAAAGAGGTTGTCCTACAAGTGAAGCCGTCAAAAAAAGGAAGGAGCTAAGATCAAAAAGCCCTTCTGCTCGCATCATTCCAGAACTTTCCTTAAATGCAAATCATTCCAAAACATGCCCTGTATGCCATGCAACGTTTTCACAAACGTCTAGTTTGAAAAGCCACTATCTTCACCATCACGCCCCAGACAAGAGCCGCTTTAAGTGTCCCAGTGCTTTGAAGGCTTTTGTATCCCACAGTCAAAGGAAGAGACACCAGCAGAATAAAAGAGGTTGTCGGTTAGAAAGAGTTTACAAACATGGGACTAAGCCAGCATGGTCACTGGCTCCAAGGGAAAATAAAAATGACATTCCTCCGCCTTCCAGTACAGCAACCCAGGAACCACCAATCTCTCAAGCCCCCACCACTACAGCACAGTCCTCTAATAAAAAGACAATTCCTAAAGCATGTCCTCTATGCCATAAGACTTTTAAATTTGAAGCTACAATGGTAAGGCACATTGCTTCACACCAAAAGGAAAGTCTCAACAAGTGCCCTGACGTCTTGAAGTGCACCTTTTGTGAAGAGATCTTTTCACAGGGCATGGACCTGAAGAGTCACTACAGTCGTACTCATCAATTTACGGGACCGTTCCCCTGTCCTTCTTGTCAGAAGACTTTTGTTTCGTTAACTGAGCTGCGCTTACATCAAAGAAACGAGTCCACTCCTTACCAGTGCTCAGTGTGCCAGCGATTATTCCGAACACAGTATACCCTGACTATTCACGAGCGaattcacacaggggagaaaccgttCCTCTGCGCCGAGTGTGGAAAGGGTTTCCGGAGTGAAAAACTACTGCAATCACACTCGAAGAGTCATGTCGAGGGAAAACCCCACGCTTGCTCCACTTGTGGGAAAAGGTTCCAGAGAAAAGAGCTATTGAAACAACACATGTTGCATCACACAGATGCTGCTTTCATCTGCCCAGACTGTGGGAAGAAGTTTTTTCAGTTGGTATGGTTAAGAAGGCATATGTTAATGCACACTGGCGAGAGACCATTCCTCTGTGACCTCTGTGGGAAGGGTTTCAAATCTACGGCTGAATTGAGGATACACACCCGGACACACACTGGAGAACGGCCATTCAAGTGTCCAGAATGTGGCAAAGGTTGTAGGCAGAAGAGTGAGCTGCAGGAGCATCTGCGGAGGCACACGGGGGAGCGGCCGTATCCATGCACAGTGTGCGATAAACGCTTTTATGTCAGCAAAGATAGAAAACGACATATGCtcatacacactggagagaagccgtTCAAATGTCAAGCATGTGGCATGGCGTTCAACCGTAAAGCACTTTTGAGGGTACACCAAAAAAACAAGTCGTGTTTATATAGCCACACAAGTCCCCTACATTACACTCCCCTACATTACACATCATTGTAA